Genomic segment of Photobacterium profundum SS9:
TGCTTGGTTTAGAGAAAGCTATGCAGGTCTTAATTTTCAGCAAATGTTAGTAGCGGCATACCGATGACAACAATAATCTGGAACAGAGCCAATTAACATAAAATCAACTCATGCGTTCGCCCTGATAGTAAGGATAGTGTTGATGGCAGTGTATATGATGGAAATAACACTTGGGAAAATCGTAAGGAAATAGTGACATCAATATTCAGTGAACAAAATATTGATATTGCTGGTTTACAGGAAGCTTTTAATGATCAAATTATTTATTTAGCTAGAAATTTATCTAACTATGGCTGGGTTGGGGTTGGGCGAGATGATGGAAAAACAAAAGGCGAGGCTGTCCCCATTTTTTATAGGGCTGATAAGTACGTAAAACTTGGTGGTGGTACATTTTGGCTTTCTGAAACCCCGGAGGTTGTCGCTAGTGTTGGTTGGGATGCAGATCTAACTCGTATTACAAGTTGGGTAAGACTTGAAGACAAAGAGTCAAGTAAACGTGTACTTGTATTTAATGCTCATTTTGATCATATTGGTAAAGTCGCACGACAGCAGAGTGCTAAATTATTAAGTAAGAAAGCCAAAGAAATTATTGGTGATGATAATGATGCAGTTATTGTTTTAGGTGACTTAAACTTTGAAAGAAGTGACGTCGCTTCATATGAAGCATTGACCAGTTTATTTAATGATGCGAGATCTACAACTATAAAGCCATTTGAAGGTATTGACGGTAAGGAATATACATATCATGGTTATTTTAAAAAACCTACCGAAGACATTGATTATATTTTTGTGAATGATAAGTTGCGTGTTAATACATTTAAATATGTCAATATCATTAAAGATGGGATTTATTCCTCCGATCATCTATCTGTCATTTCAAATGTCGAGCCTAAATAGTATTGATGGTATTTAAGCGTTCAACATTAACCCCGTAACTAAACGTGTTAGCAATACAATGATGTTACCTGCTTACAAGTTGCTGAAGATACTAAGTCTAATGCTAGAGAGCCGTGCTTTTGATTGGTTCCAGTTATGGCAGGTACAGTACATCTTGCCCTGCTGGGCTCAAATCGAGCTCGGCATCGCAGAAAAAGATCGTAACGACGTGCGAATGTCTTGGCTGAAAATATGACAGCAGGAAGTTCATGCACCTTGCGTGGTGCACATCGACATTGTGTCTCTAAGATCAGATTCAGCACCCAGGGTGCGTGTTTTCTCATATCTACCTTGCGGCGATGCGCTGAAGCAATGGGTATGCTGTCGTTACTCTGTTCATTAACTACAAGAGCAGGATCTCTGATGAAAAAAACTATATTGATAGCATCTGTGTTGTTATCTGGCACCGCCTGGGCGGAGGATACCAAAGTGTGCTTCTACGAAGATGAAAACTTTCTGGGGCAGAAATGGTGTACTCAGCAGCTGGGCCAGCAGAATA
This window contains:
- a CDS encoding endonuclease/exonuclease/phosphatase family protein, with amino-acid sequence MNSCVRPDSKDSVDGSVYDGNNTWENRKEIVTSIFSEQNIDIAGLQEAFNDQIIYLARNLSNYGWVGVGRDDGKTKGEAVPIFYRADKYVKLGGGTFWLSETPEVVASVGWDADLTRITSWVRLEDKESSKRVLVFNAHFDHIGKVARQQSAKLLSKKAKEIIGDDNDAVIVLGDLNFERSDVASYEALTSLFNDARSTTIKPFEGIDGKEYTYHGYFKKPTEDIDYIFVNDKLRVNTFKYVNIIKDGIYSSDHLSVISNVEPK